In one Haloplanus salinus genomic region, the following are encoded:
- a CDS encoding Na(+)/H(+) antiporter subunit D, which yields MTPLTAVPPVVLVLAAALAAGLSGDRRRLGHLVGGGVAALVTVWIWIVPPGTHLTGQLFGFDAVFFAVDPFSRVVGLVFAFIAAVAVGYSWATGAESKQTAYALTYVGSSLGAVFAGDWLTLVVWWELMAVTSTILVWDYGGKAVRAGFRYAILHGIGGSLVLAAIAWHYVEVGSFLFTASEGMVGTVPQLLAAIGIGVNVGFIGLHAWLPDTYPRPHIAASVFLCVYTTKTGVYAMYRAFPEGHLWIAYMGGAMAVFGAAAALLQNDMRRLLSYHIQSQVGYMVAGVGIGSALAQAGAFGHVFNHILYKSLLFMTAGAVIYSTGEENLKYLGGLARKMPVTAAAFSIAALSIAGFPGFNGFVSKGIVISASHYTFVKGPLVVGDFYTLELLLLIGGVGTFLSFIKFGYYAFLHGPYEGDAVTPAPRPQQVAMLLVAALCVFYGVFDGALFGLLPFDVTDGGVVDHVYVTYTVPHVVEGLALAAAGVVGFALLKKPLSKVGRVPDVDAGYNPLAFYGTRTLVHGVTETYAAVDRAAVATANAAADVRADPEMLSRYRANIGGSIFILMIVLGGVLALLGIV from the coding sequence GTGACGCCCCTGACCGCCGTACCGCCCGTCGTGCTCGTCCTCGCCGCGGCACTCGCTGCGGGGCTGTCCGGGGACCGCCGCCGCCTCGGTCACCTCGTCGGCGGCGGCGTCGCGGCCCTCGTCACCGTCTGGATCTGGATCGTCCCTCCGGGGACGCATCTCACGGGACAGCTGTTCGGCTTCGACGCCGTCTTCTTCGCCGTCGACCCCTTCTCGCGGGTCGTCGGCCTCGTCTTCGCGTTCATCGCGGCCGTCGCCGTCGGCTACTCGTGGGCGACGGGCGCGGAGAGCAAGCAAACCGCCTATGCGCTCACGTACGTCGGCTCCAGCCTCGGCGCCGTCTTCGCCGGCGACTGGTTGACTCTGGTCGTCTGGTGGGAGTTGATGGCGGTCACCAGTACGATTCTGGTCTGGGACTACGGCGGCAAGGCCGTCCGGGCGGGCTTCCGGTACGCCATCCTCCACGGCATCGGCGGCAGCCTCGTCCTCGCGGCCATCGCGTGGCACTACGTCGAGGTCGGCTCCTTCCTCTTTACCGCTTCCGAGGGCATGGTCGGGACGGTTCCGCAACTGCTGGCGGCCATCGGCATCGGCGTCAACGTCGGCTTCATCGGTCTGCACGCGTGGCTGCCCGACACCTACCCCCGCCCCCACATCGCGGCCAGCGTCTTCCTCTGTGTCTACACGACGAAGACGGGCGTCTACGCCATGTACCGCGCGTTCCCCGAGGGACACCTCTGGATCGCCTACATGGGTGGCGCGATGGCCGTCTTCGGCGCCGCCGCCGCACTCCTCCAGAACGACATGCGCCGCCTGCTCTCCTATCACATCCAGTCGCAGGTGGGCTACATGGTCGCGGGCGTCGGCATCGGCTCCGCGCTGGCGCAGGCGGGCGCGTTCGGCCACGTCTTCAACCACATCCTCTACAAGAGCCTCCTGTTCATGACGGCCGGTGCCGTCATCTACAGCACCGGCGAGGAGAACCTCAAATATCTGGGTGGCCTCGCGCGGAAGATGCCCGTCACCGCCGCGGCCTTTAGCATCGCCGCGCTCTCCATCGCCGGCTTCCCCGGCTTCAACGGCTTCGTCAGCAAGGGCATCGTCATCTCCGCCAGCCACTACACGTTCGTGAAGGGACCGCTCGTCGTCGGCGACTTCTACACGCTCGAACTCCTGCTTCTCATCGGCGGCGTCGGCACCTTCCTCTCTTTCATCAAGTTCGGGTACTACGCCTTCCTCCACGGGCCGTACGAGGGCGACGCCGTGACGCCCGCGCCGCGGCCACAACAGGTCGCGATGCTGCTCGTCGCGGCGCTGTGCGTGTTCTACGGCGTCTTCGACGGGGCGTTGTTCGGCCTGCTGCCGTTCGACGTGACCGACGGGGGCGTCGTCGACCACGTCTACGTCACCTACACCGTCCCCCACGTCGTCGAGGGCCTCGCACTCGCGGCGGCGGGCGTCGTCGGCTTCGCACTCCTGAAAAAGCCCCTGTCGAAGGTGGGGCGGGTGCCGGACGTAGACGCGGGCTACAACCCGCTAGCTTTCTACGGGACCCGTACCCTCGTCCACGGCGTGACGGAGACGTACGCCGCGGTGGATCGGGCCGCCGTCGCGACGGCGAACGCCGCCGCCGACGTTCGTGCCGACCCCGAGATGCTCTCGCGGTACCGCGCCAACATCGGCGGGAGTATCTTCATCCTGATGATCGTCCTCGGCGGCGTGCTCGCGTTGCTGGGCATCGTGTAG
- a CDS encoding proton-conducting transporter transmembrane domain-containing protein — MTDVASLRPALAVAIAAVAVVPILASARRPNVREGWTVLAAVSAFAVVASMLPAAISGTTYVSSLGTLVDGVELSLQADPLGLLFGTVASLLWLITSFYSVGYMRGLSEHAQTRYFAAFAASVAAALGVAFAANLVTIFVFYELLTVATYPLVTHDETAEARAAGRKYLAYTFGGGVAVLAGTVLVATMTGTTAFTPGGIAGLAEADPLLARAAFVLLVSGFGVKAALMPLHSWLPDAMVAPTPVSGLLHAVAVVKSGIFGIARVLLDVFGVDLTGSLGMGLPLAVVAAATLLIASVIALRQDNLKRRLAYSTVSQLSYIVLGLAILDPTAVVGGLLHIPAHAFMKLTLFFTAGAIHVETHTDDISEMAGIGKRMPLTMLAFGVAAAGMAGIPLVAGFVSKWYLLIGSVSAGQSVFAVVLLLSGVLNIAYFWPVFYQAFFESEDAADAKPLIEFPLGGEEWSIRPETTAPEPDPVTDGGPATEGSGTSSDRRSDGGPTSEASGDHDDHDHHHHGGPPADGWERRGWRGGESTWFMLGPILAAMTGAVVLGVIPRTAVFLRLIEVIVAAATGVSV; from the coding sequence ATGACAGACGTTGCCTCACTCAGACCGGCTCTGGCCGTCGCCATCGCGGCGGTCGCCGTCGTACCGATCCTCGCCTCCGCTCGCCGACCGAACGTCCGCGAGGGGTGGACCGTCCTCGCGGCGGTGAGTGCCTTCGCCGTCGTCGCCAGCATGCTCCCCGCCGCCATCTCGGGGACGACGTACGTCTCCTCGCTCGGGACGCTGGTCGACGGCGTCGAACTCTCCCTGCAGGCCGACCCGCTCGGTCTCCTCTTCGGCACCGTCGCCAGCCTGCTCTGGCTGATCACGAGTTTCTACAGCGTCGGCTACATGCGCGGCCTCTCCGAACACGCCCAGACCCGCTACTTCGCCGCCTTCGCCGCGAGCGTCGCCGCCGCCCTCGGCGTCGCCTTCGCCGCCAACCTCGTCACCATCTTCGTCTTCTACGAACTGTTGACGGTGGCGACGTACCCGCTCGTCACCCACGACGAGACGGCCGAAGCCCGCGCCGCCGGGCGGAAGTACTTGGCCTACACCTTCGGCGGTGGCGTCGCCGTCCTCGCCGGGACGGTGCTGGTCGCCACGATGACCGGCACCACGGCGTTCACCCCCGGCGGCATCGCCGGCCTCGCCGAGGCCGACCCGCTGCTCGCGCGGGCGGCCTTCGTCCTCCTCGTCTCCGGCTTCGGCGTCAAGGCGGCGCTCATGCCGCTTCACTCGTGGCTCCCCGACGCGATGGTGGCCCCGACGCCCGTCTCCGGGCTGCTCCACGCCGTCGCCGTCGTCAAGAGCGGCATCTTCGGCATCGCGCGCGTCCTGCTGGACGTCTTCGGCGTCGACCTCACGGGGTCGCTCGGCATGGGCCTCCCGCTGGCCGTCGTCGCCGCCGCCACGCTCTTGATCGCTAGCGTCATCGCGCTTCGACAGGACAACCTCAAGCGACGGCTCGCGTACTCGACCGTCTCACAGCTCTCCTACATCGTCCTCGGCCTCGCCATTCTCGATCCAACCGCCGTCGTCGGCGGCCTCCTCCACATCCCGGCCCACGCGTTCATGAAGCTCACCCTGTTCTTTACCGCGGGCGCCATCCACGTCGAGACCCACACCGACGACATCAGCGAGATGGCGGGCATCGGCAAACGGATGCCACTGACCATGCTCGCGTTCGGCGTCGCCGCGGCTGGGATGGCGGGCATCCCCCTCGTCGCCGGCTTCGTCAGCAAGTGGTACCTCCTCATCGGGAGCGTGAGCGCCGGGCAGAGCGTCTTCGCCGTCGTCCTCCTGCTCTCGGGCGTCCTCAACATCGCGTACTTCTGGCCGGTCTTCTACCAGGCGTTCTTCGAGAGCGAGGACGCCGCCGACGCCAAACCGCTGATCGAGTTCCCCCTCGGCGGTGAGGAGTGGTCGATCCGGCCCGAGACGACGGCGCCGGAGCCCGATCCGGTGACGGATGGGGGTCCCGCGACCGAAGGGAGCGGGACCTCGTCGGATCGGAGATCCGACGGTGGTCCCACGAGCGAAGCGAGTGGGGATCACGACGACCACGACCACCATCACCACGGCGGCCCGCCCGCCGACGGCTGGGAGCGCCGCGGCTGGCGCGGCGGCGAGAGCACGTGGTTCATGCTCGGCCCCATCCTCGCGGCCATGACGGGCGCCGTCGTCCTCGGGGTCATCCCGCGGACCGCGGTCTTTCTCCGGCTGATCGAGGTCATCGTCGCCGCGGCGACGGGGGTGAGCGTCTGA
- the hpt gene encoding hypoxanthine/guanine phosphoribosyltransferase: MDQLRQSLLDAPIIEKGDYEYFVHPVSDGVPMLRPELLREIVIKIIRKADLEDVDKIVTPAAMGIHISTAVSLMTDIPLVVIRKRQYGLDGEVSLAAQTGYSESEMYINDVGAGDRVLVLDDVLSTGGTMKAILDALEHIGAAVIDVVAVIKKAGPNELDDAGYSVKTLINVSVEDGDVVITDPHGDG, from the coding sequence ATGGACCAGTTGCGGCAGTCGCTTCTCGACGCGCCGATCATCGAGAAAGGGGACTACGAGTATTTCGTCCACCCGGTCAGCGACGGGGTGCCGATGCTCCGCCCCGAACTCCTGCGTGAAATCGTCATCAAAATCATCCGCAAGGCGGACTTGGAAGACGTGGACAAGATCGTCACGCCGGCGGCGATGGGCATTCACATCTCCACCGCCGTCTCGCTGATGACCGACATTCCGCTCGTCGTCATCCGCAAGCGCCAGTACGGCCTCGACGGCGAGGTGTCGCTGGCCGCCCAGACCGGCTACTCCGAGAGCGAGATGTACATCAACGACGTCGGCGCGGGCGACCGAGTGCTCGTCCTCGACGACGTGCTCTCGACCGGCGGGACGATGAAGGCCATCCTCGACGCCCTCGAACACATCGGGGCGGCGGTCATCGACGTGGTGGCGGTGATCAAGAAAGCGGGGCCGAACGAACTCGACGACGCGGGCTACAGCGTCAAGACGCTGATCAACGTCAGCGTCGAGGACGGCGACGTCGTCATCACCGACCCACACGGCGACGGCTAG
- a CDS encoding ABC transporter permease, whose translation MRWYVVRRVVWAVVATFLILSITWGLLAITPNPAAEQMQFQAAASGGSAEAAQEAFEARRGLDRSAWDRYREYMTNMATLNWGWSQSRSQPVIDAIASALPYTAVYSVPTTILSILVGLSIGLYSATHQYTRTDYAATFLAFFGYAIPNFWFGIILLLVFGVQLGWFPVVFDSDLPFFSLGMARQLVLPVVVLVTGTIAGIMRYSRAEALEYVEAEFVKTAKSKGADGYRILTRHVLRPAAVPLMTILVGDILGIFLAASYLVEVVFGIPGLGQLSYNAIIAQDTSLVLGTTLIFTFISVIGNLIQDVAYTVLDPRIDYGDR comes from the coding sequence ATGCGCTGGTACGTGGTTCGGCGGGTCGTGTGGGCCGTCGTCGCCACGTTTCTCATCCTCTCGATCACGTGGGGGCTGCTCGCAATCACGCCGAACCCGGCGGCGGAGCAGATGCAGTTCCAAGCGGCCGCTAGCGGCGGGTCCGCCGAGGCCGCTCAAGAGGCCTTCGAGGCCCGGCGCGGCCTCGACCGCTCGGCGTGGGATCGGTACCGCGAGTACATGACTAACATGGCGACGCTCAACTGGGGTTGGTCACAGAGCCGCTCCCAGCCCGTCATCGACGCCATCGCCAGCGCCCTCCCCTACACCGCGGTCTACTCCGTGCCGACGACGATACTCTCCATTCTGGTCGGCCTCTCCATCGGCCTCTACTCCGCGACCCACCAGTACACGCGGACCGACTACGCCGCCACCTTCTTGGCTTTCTTCGGCTACGCCATCCCCAATTTCTGGTTCGGGATCATCCTCCTCCTCGTGTTCGGCGTCCAGCTCGGCTGGTTCCCGGTCGTCTTCGACTCCGACCTCCCCTTCTTCAGCTTGGGGATGGCGCGACAGCTCGTCCTCCCCGTCGTCGTTCTCGTCACCGGCACCATCGCGGGCATCATGCGCTACTCGCGGGCGGAGGCCCTAGAGTACGTCGAAGCCGAGTTCGTCAAGACGGCCAAATCGAAGGGGGCCGACGGCTACCGCATCCTCACCCGACACGTCCTCCGCCCGGCGGCGGTGCCGCTGATGACGATCCTCGTCGGCGATATCCTCGGCATCTTCCTCGCGGCCTCGTATCTCGTCGAGGTGGTCTTCGGCATTCCGGGACTCGGCCAACTGTCGTACAACGCCATCATCGCACAGGACACCTCCCTCGTGCTGGGAACGACGCTCATCTTCACCTTCATCTCGGTGATCGGCAACCTGATACAGGACGTGGCGTACACCGTCCTCGACCCACGGATCGACTACGGTGATCGCTGA
- a CDS encoding ABC transporter permease, protein MAGGTDTTDTFESVDWEETGSRLSTLSRRDRGALAAGLALVAAFLYDYLLLPASRPTVTVPVEWNVTQLDWLFVTTLLALLFYVAVPLYGNRRLTAYYWREFKKNRLAVLSLAYLLVVFAIGVVGPLLLEKPTLALDQAHQPPAYLSVDSAVPANCLGEVVDGRCRGTMAHPLGTTGDGKDILVLVIYGMQVSMKVGLISTLLVVTIGTTVGTVAAYGSGLVDELLMRYVDIQLVFPAFFLYLLLTYLFGGSLFMFIVIFGLTGWGSIARLVRSEALQRAEEEYITAARSAGAGTLYVIRRHLVPNVSNSVITAATLLIPGFILFEASLSFLSLGDPTVPSWGQVIATGRSDLSTAWWISTFPGVFLFTTILAFNFMGDALRDALDPRQET, encoded by the coding sequence ATGGCGGGGGGTACCGACACGACCGACACCTTCGAATCGGTCGACTGGGAGGAGACGGGAAGCCGGCTGTCGACGCTCTCGCGGCGCGACCGCGGCGCGCTCGCCGCCGGCCTCGCCCTCGTCGCCGCCTTCCTGTACGACTATCTTCTCTTACCGGCGAGCCGCCCGACGGTCACGGTCCCCGTCGAGTGGAACGTCACGCAACTCGACTGGCTGTTCGTGACGACGTTGCTCGCGCTCCTCTTTTACGTCGCCGTCCCGCTCTACGGCAACCGGCGGCTGACCGCGTACTACTGGCGGGAGTTCAAGAAAAACCGGCTGGCCGTCCTGAGTCTCGCGTACCTGCTCGTCGTCTTCGCCATCGGCGTCGTCGGTCCCCTCCTGTTGGAGAAGCCGACGCTAGCGCTCGACCAGGCCCACCAGCCGCCGGCTTACCTCAGCGTGGACTCGGCAGTGCCGGCGAACTGTCTCGGCGAGGTCGTCGACGGCCGCTGTCGGGGGACGATGGCCCACCCGCTCGGCACCACGGGCGACGGCAAGGACATCCTCGTCCTCGTCATCTACGGGATGCAGGTGAGCATGAAGGTGGGGCTCATCTCCACCTTGCTGGTGGTCACCATCGGCACGACCGTCGGCACCGTCGCCGCCTACGGGAGCGGCCTCGTCGACGAACTCCTCATGCGCTACGTCGACATCCAACTGGTCTTTCCCGCCTTCTTCCTCTATCTCCTGCTCACCTACCTCTTCGGCGGAAGCCTGTTCATGTTCATCGTCATCTTCGGGCTGACGGGGTGGGGCTCCATCGCGCGACTCGTCCGCTCCGAGGCCCTCCAGCGCGCCGAGGAGGAGTACATCACCGCCGCCCGGAGCGCCGGCGCGGGCACGCTCTACGTGATCCGCCGCCATCTCGTCCCCAACGTCTCGAACAGCGTCATCACGGCGGCGACCCTGCTCATCCCGGGCTTCATCCTCTTCGAGGCGTCCCTCTCCTTTCTCTCGCTCGGCGACCCGACCGTCCCCTCGTGGGGACAAGTCATCGCCACCGGGCGGAGCGACCTCTCGACGGCGTGGTGGATCTCGACGTTCCCCGGCGTCTTCCTCTTTACGACCATCCTCGCGTTCAACTTCATGGGCGATGCGCTCCGTGACGCACTCGACCCCCGACAGGAGACATGA
- a CDS encoding ABC transporter substrate-binding protein: MPSGNDRRSDWGTAGRRGRRDVLKLIGATGVAGLAGCSGNGSGGDGGSTDRSVQGTYVSASSVDAQSLNWLTIADATSGSYVTATLDGTWAIKPNREIFPLWADYSTDDGRVYEIELRENLEWGAGYGEMTAEDWVYMIKNVFQARPNWSGYPNADAWFRVNPDSGEREPLPVERTGTRTFEISLFEVDPSFPFKPVLWRQQCIPKGILEKYVPEQDTEGLQQDEELNTLAYTGNLGPYSYDEWERSARYTVTRNDDYYLQDVDGVPERFGETPYFDQQVVRVISEESTRLGALESGEVDSSGIPPDKATRFENLPNVNVNVTPQPYARIIVYNMRANGWEPFRSKAVRQALGFAVDKETIVGNVLRGYGQVAQTMQPKWSQWYDDSEVTEFGVGDRYGPERTRSALESALSGTEYAYDGERLVDGSGEQVALSIYYDSGQPTEGTIAEFVAQEFSENAGIDVRPEAVSSSTFQSNYVQTSTPEGTEPEWTAGVFNGGPRDVATSAKPWDMSINLQFNTYPFTPASSKGFFEERGGINYYGYYPEEDIASLYEQATATTEEERRTELFGEAFGLISEEQPFGFLAMPSSVSGYAENVRGYDEEFNTGWDSQTWYFA; the protein is encoded by the coding sequence ATGCCGTCTGGTAACGACCGTCGAAGCGACTGGGGCACGGCAGGTCGCCGGGGACGACGCGACGTGCTGAAGCTCATCGGCGCGACGGGGGTCGCCGGACTCGCTGGCTGTTCGGGGAACGGAAGCGGCGGTGACGGGGGCAGCACCGACCGGAGCGTCCAGGGGACGTACGTCTCGGCGTCGAGCGTCGACGCGCAGTCGCTCAACTGGCTCACCATCGCCGACGCCACCTCCGGATCGTACGTCACCGCCACCCTCGACGGAACGTGGGCGATCAAACCGAACCGCGAGATCTTCCCGCTGTGGGCCGACTACTCGACCGACGACGGCCGCGTCTACGAAATCGAACTCCGGGAGAACCTGGAGTGGGGCGCGGGCTACGGGGAGATGACCGCCGAGGACTGGGTGTACATGATCAAGAACGTCTTCCAGGCCCGGCCCAACTGGAGTGGCTACCCCAACGCCGACGCGTGGTTCCGGGTGAATCCGGACTCCGGGGAACGCGAACCCCTCCCCGTCGAGCGGACGGGGACCCGGACGTTCGAGATCAGCCTGTTCGAGGTCGACCCCTCGTTCCCGTTCAAGCCCGTCCTGTGGCGCCAGCAGTGCATCCCCAAGGGCATCTTGGAGAAGTACGTCCCGGAGCAGGACACGGAAGGACTGCAGCAGGACGAGGAACTCAACACGCTGGCCTATACGGGGAATCTGGGCCCCTACAGCTACGACGAGTGGGAGCGCTCGGCCCGGTACACCGTCACCCGAAACGACGACTACTACCTGCAGGACGTCGACGGGGTGCCCGAACGGTTCGGGGAGACCCCCTACTTCGACCAGCAGGTCGTGCGCGTCATCAGCGAGGAGAGCACGCGCCTCGGCGCCTTGGAATCGGGCGAAGTCGACTCGTCGGGCATCCCACCGGACAAAGCCACCCGGTTCGAGAACCTGCCGAACGTCAACGTCAACGTCACGCCCCAGCCGTACGCCCGCATCATCGTCTACAACATGCGGGCCAACGGGTGGGAGCCGTTCCGCTCGAAGGCCGTCAGGCAGGCGCTCGGTTTCGCCGTCGACAAGGAGACCATCGTCGGCAACGTCCTCAGGGGGTACGGACAGGTGGCCCAGACCATGCAGCCGAAGTGGTCGCAGTGGTACGACGACAGCGAGGTGACGGAGTTCGGCGTCGGCGACCGGTACGGACCGGAGCGGACCCGCTCCGCGCTGGAGTCGGCGCTCTCCGGTACGGAGTACGCCTACGACGGCGAACGCCTCGTCGACGGCTCGGGCGAGCAGGTCGCCCTCTCCATCTACTACGACTCCGGCCAACCGACCGAGGGGACCATCGCCGAGTTCGTCGCCCAAGAGTTCTCGGAGAACGCCGGCATCGACGTTCGACCCGAAGCCGTTTCGTCGTCGACGTTCCAGAGCAACTACGTCCAGACGTCGACGCCGGAGGGGACGGAGCCGGAGTGGACCGCGGGCGTCTTCAACGGCGGCCCGCGCGACGTGGCCACCAGCGCCAAGCCGTGGGACATGTCGATCAACCTCCAGTTCAACACCTACCCGTTCACCCCCGCCTCCAGCAAGGGCTTTTTCGAGGAGCGCGGCGGCATCAACTACTACGGCTACTACCCCGAGGAGGACATCGCGTCGCTGTACGAGCAGGCGACGGCGACCACCGAGGAGGAGCGCCGGACGGAACTGTTCGGCGAGGCGTTCGGCCTCATCAGCGAGGAACAGCCCTTCGGCTTCCTCGCGATGCCGTCCAGCGTGAGCGGCTACGCCGAGAACGTCCGCGGCTACGACGAGGAGTTCAACACTGGCTGGGACTCCCAGACGTGGTATTTCGCATGA